One window of Lacerta agilis isolate rLacAgi1 chromosome 14, rLacAgi1.pri, whole genome shotgun sequence genomic DNA carries:
- the LOC117059396 gene encoding zinc finger protein 436-like — MGEKSHTCPYCGKGFRRNSHLTRHMATHSGLQRPLGGKRLGQQVQEEDRPFSCSYCGKSFAKSAHLARHQETHSGERPYKCTYCGKAFGRNSHLTRHHSTHTGERPYECGVCGKAFTRSAHVTRHQGTHTGERPFRCTRCGKRFTRSAHLQRHQGIHSGDKPFSCGDCGKGFTRNAHLERHRATHSGEKPFKCASCGKGFGAASHLVRHQRTHKV, encoded by the coding sequence ATGGGGGAGAAATCTCACACGTGCCCCTACTGCGGGAAAGGCTTCCGGCGCAATTCGCACCTGACCCGACACATGGCCACCCATTCCGGGCTCCAGCGCCCCTTGGGCGGGAAGCGCCTCGGGCAGCAGGTGCAGGAAGAGGACCGGCCATTCAGCTGCAGCTACTGCGGGAAGAGCTTTGCCAAGAGCGCCCACCTGGCGCGGCACCAGGAGACCCATTCGGGGGAGAGGCCCTACAAGTGCACCTACTGCGGGAAGGCCTTTGGGCGCAACTCCCACCTCACCCGGCACCACAGCACGCACACCGGGGAGCGCCCGTACGAGTGTGGCGTCTGCGGCAAAGCTTTCACGCGCAGCGCCCACGTCACCCGACACCAGGGCACACACACCGGGGAGAGGCCTTTCCGCTGCACGCGCTGCGGCAAGCGCTTCACCCGCAGTGCACACCTGCAGCGCCACCAAGGCATCCACAGCGGGGACAAGCCCTTCTCCTGCGGCGACTGCGGGAAGGGCTTCACCCGCAACGCCCACCTGGAGCGCCACCGTGCCACGCATTCGGGGGAGAAACCTTTCAAGTGTGCCAGCTGCGGGAAAGGGTTTGGGGCAGCCTCCCACCTTGTAAGGCACCAGAGAACCCATAAAGTTTAG
- the LOC117059395 gene encoding zinc finger protein 239-like isoform X1, with amino-acid sequence MNPNPQPGGAEAAPTQKQIPGRPEGSLYPGQNQAGQQSEDPGKGWAKPPLPPPMPKGNPSLPPRVYMGPGPSLCVQCGESLAQTRHSVAQPQRAPHPADKFYPCSDCGKSFGVSSHLTIHRRIHTGEKPYECNECGKRFSQSSTLVLHRRIHTGEKPYKCVDCGKCFSVSSHLTKHQRVHTGEKPYECQACGKRFSQSSTLILHQRIHTGERPYKCDECGKTFSVSSHLTIHQRIHTGEKPYHCTECGKSFRQRSGLSTHQKTHMVLVRPYKCPP; translated from the coding sequence ATGAACCCAAATCCCCAGCCTGGAGGTGCAGAGGCTGCGCCGACACAGAAGCAGATTCCAGGACGCCCTGAAGGCTCCCTTTACCCAGGCCAGAACCAGGCTGGGCAGCAAAGCGAGGATCCGGGGAAAGGATGGGCCAagccgcctcttcctcctccgatGCCGAAAGGCAACCCCAGTCTCCCGCCTCGGGTCTATATGGGGCCTGGCCCAAGCCTGTGTGTCCAGTGCGGGGAGAGCCTTGCCCAAACTCGGCATAGCGTCGCCCAGCCCCAGAGAGCCCCCCACCCTGCCGATAAGTTCTACCCGTGCTCCGATTGCGGGAAAAGCTTCGGAGTGAGCTCCCACCTCACCATCCACCGGAGAATCCACACGGGTGAGAAGCCTTACGAGTGCAACGAATGCGGGAAGAGGTTCAGCCAGAGCTCCACCCTCGTCCTCCACCGCCgcatccacacgggggagaagccttACAAGTGCGTGGATTGCGGGAAGTGCTTCTCGGTGAGCTCTCACCTGACCAAGCACCAGAGggtccacacgggggagaagccgtacgAGTGCCAAGCGTGCGGGAAAAGGTTCAGCCAGAGCTCCACCCTCATCCTCCACCAGCGAATCCACACCGGGGAGAGGCCTTACAAATGCGACGAGTGCGGGAAGACCTTCAGCGTCAGCTCCCACCTCACCATCCACCAGAGAAtccatacgggggagaaaccctatcactgcACGGAATGTGGGAAGAGTTTCCGGCAAAGGTCCGGCCTCAGCACACACCAGAAAACCCACATGGTCCTCGTGAGACCTTACAAGTGCCCGCCTTGA